Part of the Hyalangium ruber genome, CGCGCGGATCCGTCTCCCTGGAGGAGCAGCGCCAGGAAGCCATGCAGCGCCACGGAAGCGCCCAGAAAGAGCAGCAGGCGCCCGGGGCCGCCCCGCCTCTCAGCGCTCCCAGCTCTGGCGGCCTCCCATGGCATCGCCACGATGTATTGCAAAGGCGCCGAGCCATCAACCCGGCCCCTCCTGATAAGCAGGCAGCCAGTCCGTGTCCTCTAACTCCGTGCCCGGATCATCTTCCCAGTTCCAGTCGAAACCTGGCTGTGGCGATTCGGCAATCCTCGGTTCTGGCACCGGGCGATTCCGCGCCTCGAGGGCCCTCCGGATGTCGGCTCCCTGCCGAGCCATGAGCAGCTCCACATATGGCGTGAGGGTCTTCGTGACACGGCAGATGGCCGCGAAGCGGAGGACCTCCTCCGGTGAGCAACACCCAGCCAGCAGGGCCGTCTTGAGCGCACGAACCGCTACCGGATAGCCGAGTTTATTGCGGTACTTGAAGAGGTCCGCCACGGTCTTTGCCACGCTGTAGACACGCACTGGCACACCGCGATCCGCATGATGTTCGATGCCCTCGGAA contains:
- a CDS encoding type IV toxin-antitoxin system AbiEi family antitoxin domain-containing protein, with protein sequence MLTEEPVEVCLAIGEKARRPRRQQPSLRIVRFSGPALSEGIEHHADRGVPVRVYSVAKTVADLFKYRNKLGYPVAVRALKTALLAGCCSPEEVLRFAAICRVTKTLTPYVELLMARQGADIRRALEARNRPVPEPRIAESPQPGFDWNWEDDPGTELEDTDWLPAYQEGPG